One region of Haloprofundus salilacus genomic DNA includes:
- a CDS encoding HAD family hydrolase → MNTLDAVLFDLDGTLCRQDQDGETIYYGAFERAGVDPFGEPSDLWTALEGPPDPDDQLGYLARGFTIVAAQYAHNSEDERGASDPVDADALAQGFLDVVDYSKVSLHPGARGALERARDVGPVGLVTNGPEERQSVKLASLGLADAFDVVVYAGDMTRRKPHRDPFDAAVEAFDIDAASTLYVGNSLRYDVAGAQGAGLQAAWYVGELGSNMDPDPEPYRPEFVVRSFSDLVELLDELDA, encoded by the coding sequence GTGAACACCCTCGACGCCGTATTGTTCGACCTCGACGGGACGCTCTGTCGGCAAGACCAAGACGGTGAGACCATCTACTACGGCGCGTTCGAGCGGGCGGGCGTCGACCCGTTCGGCGAACCGAGCGACCTCTGGACGGCGCTGGAGGGGCCGCCCGACCCCGACGACCAACTGGGCTATCTGGCGCGCGGGTTCACAATAGTCGCCGCGCAGTACGCCCACAATTCGGAAGACGAGCGTGGAGCGTCCGACCCCGTCGACGCGGACGCGCTGGCCCAGGGCTTTCTCGACGTGGTCGACTACTCGAAAGTGTCGCTGCACCCCGGCGCGAGGGGGGCGCTGGAGCGAGCGCGCGACGTCGGTCCCGTCGGACTCGTGACGAACGGTCCTGAGGAGCGCCAGTCGGTCAAACTGGCGTCGCTCGGCCTCGCGGACGCGTTCGACGTCGTCGTCTACGCGGGCGACATGACGCGTCGAAAGCCGCACCGCGACCCGTTCGACGCTGCGGTCGAGGCGTTCGACATCGACGCCGCGTCGACGCTGTACGTCGGCAACTCGCTGAGATACGACGTCGCGGGCGCGCAGGGCGCGGGGTTGCAGGCGGCGTGGTACGTCGGCGAACTCGGTTCGAACATGGACCCCGACCCCGAACCGTACCGACCTGAGTTCGTTGTCCGCTCGTTTTCGGACCTCGTCGAACTGCTCGACGAGTTAGATGCATGA
- a CDS encoding MBL fold metallo-hydrolase yields the protein MRLQFLGGTREVGRSAILVNDRLLLDYGMLTGNPPQFPVGSVDPEAVVVSHGHLDHVGAIPSLLSGDARPPIHWTPPTYELAMTLARDTLKLHGGTYNCPFTENDLKRVTEVAETHGYRETFEAAGHEVTFYNAGHIPGSAHILVREKRSFSGSRTQSGDDGETRLLYTGDFHTDNQRLVSGTTARPDADVVVCESTYSDVEHETRATVEEQFAQSVKMTLWEGGTVVVPAFAIGRTQELMLVCDAHDIDCYVDGMGQRVTRMLRTYPEFVRDADALRRATSNARFVTGRDGQRKRIARKNTVIITTSGMLSGGPAMTYIPEIRRNPVNKITMTGYQVEGTPGRSLLETGSAEIDGRIMSVSARTEAYDFSAHADRDGLRAFLDDYRDVPVLVNHGDRCEAFAAELRDDGFESAAPELGETVHV from the coding sequence ATGAGACTCCAGTTTCTCGGCGGCACGCGCGAGGTGGGCCGCAGCGCCATCCTCGTCAACGACCGCCTCCTCCTCGACTACGGGATGCTGACGGGTAACCCCCCGCAGTTCCCCGTCGGATCGGTCGACCCCGAGGCGGTCGTCGTCTCCCACGGCCACCTCGACCACGTCGGCGCGATTCCCTCCCTCCTCTCCGGCGACGCCCGCCCGCCCATCCACTGGACCCCGCCGACGTACGAACTCGCGATGACGCTCGCCCGCGACACGCTCAAACTTCACGGCGGCACCTACAACTGCCCGTTCACCGAAAACGACCTCAAGCGCGTCACCGAAGTCGCCGAGACCCATGGCTACCGCGAGACGTTCGAGGCCGCAGGCCACGAGGTGACGTTCTACAACGCGGGCCACATCCCCGGTAGCGCCCACATCCTCGTCAGAGAGAAACGAAGTTTCTCTGGCAGCCGGACGCAGTCCGGCGACGACGGCGAAACGCGCCTGCTCTACACGGGCGACTTCCACACCGACAACCAGCGCTTGGTGTCCGGAACGACCGCCCGGCCCGACGCGGACGTCGTCGTCTGCGAGAGCACGTACAGCGACGTCGAACACGAGACACGAGCCACGGTCGAAGAGCAGTTCGCACAGAGTGTCAAGATGACGCTCTGGGAGGGCGGCACGGTGGTCGTCCCGGCGTTCGCCATCGGCCGCACCCAGGAGCTGATGCTCGTCTGCGACGCCCACGACATCGACTGCTACGTCGACGGGATGGGTCAGCGCGTCACCCGGATGCTCCGCACCTACCCGGAGTTCGTCCGTGACGCCGACGCGCTCCGCCGGGCGACGTCGAACGCACGGTTCGTCACCGGTCGCGACGGCCAAAGAAAGCGCATCGCCCGCAAGAACACGGTCATCATCACCACCTCGGGGATGCTCTCGGGCGGCCCAGCGATGACGTATATCCCCGAGATTCGTCGGAACCCGGTGAACAAGATAACCATGACCGGCTATCAGGTCGAGGGGACGCCCGGCCGGAGTCTGCTCGAAACCGGGAGTGCCGAAATCGACGGCCGCATCATGTCAGTCAGCGCGCGGACCGAGGCGTACGACTTCTCGGCGCACGCGGACCGAGACGGACTGCGGGCGTTCCTCGACGACTACCGGGACGTACCGGTGTTGGTCAACCACGGCGACCGCTGCGAGGCGTTCGCGGCCGAACTCCGCGACGACGGCTTCGAGTCCGCCGCGCCGGAACTCGGCGAGACGGTCCACGTCTGA
- a CDS encoding VOC family protein: protein MSDNQSASDVEVTAELPDAPFHTAGVDHITFVGSNVEDTIAFYRDVLGMPLVLKQPNLDAPHVTHLFFDTGDGRMLTFFVEEGRQSNRGPQRTPLGGVHHVAFQFEPERIEEIKDALEERGHHYNEFDRGIFHSVYTTDHNGFVIELSTDKFEIPDERRGEVLALAQAKRVKEGAEYAEGKHLKQALEELGLPAEEVNLPDADSGAGGL from the coding sequence ATGAGCGACAACCAGTCCGCAAGCGACGTCGAAGTCACCGCCGAACTCCCCGACGCGCCGTTTCACACCGCCGGCGTCGACCACATCACCTTCGTCGGCAGCAACGTCGAGGACACCATCGCGTTCTACCGCGACGTTCTCGGCATGCCGCTGGTGTTGAAACAGCCGAACCTCGATGCGCCGCACGTCACGCACCTCTTCTTCGATACCGGCGACGGCCGGATGCTGACGTTCTTCGTCGAGGAAGGGCGGCAGTCGAACCGTGGTCCGCAGCGGACGCCCCTTGGCGGCGTCCACCACGTCGCCTTCCAGTTCGAACCGGAGCGCATCGAGGAGATAAAGGACGCGCTGGAGGAGCGAGGCCACCACTACAACGAGTTCGACCGCGGCATCTTTCACTCGGTGTACACCACCGACCACAACGGGTTCGTCATCGAACTCTCCACCGACAAGTTCGAAATCCCCGACGAGCGCCGCGGCGAGGTGCTCGCGCTGGCGCAGGCGAAGCGCGTCAAAGAGGGCGCGGAGTACGCCGAGGGCAAGCACCTGAAGCAAGCGCTAGAGGAACTCGGTCTGCCCGCCGAAGAAGTGAACCTCCCCGACGCCGACTCCGGGGCGGGCGGACTGTAA
- a CDS encoding CPCC family cysteine-rich protein, whose protein sequence is MARRHSRLRGFCPCCGFRTLSRGERGTYDACEICAWTDDPEQFDLVNATHGENPDALVDAWENVQRFGWARRGQRPETLRNPTTRDQRDPEWPYREPQ, encoded by the coding sequence ATGGCTCGACGGCACTCTCGACTGCGAGGGTTCTGTCCGTGCTGTGGGTTCCGGACGCTGAGCCGGGGCGAACGCGGAACGTACGACGCCTGCGAAATCTGCGCGTGGACCGACGACCCCGAGCAGTTCGACTTGGTGAACGCAACTCACGGCGAAAACCCCGACGCGCTCGTCGACGCGTGGGAGAACGTCCAACGCTTCGGCTGGGCGCGTCGCGGACAGCGGCCCGAAACGCTCCGAAACCCGACGACGCGCGACCAGCGGGATCCGGAGTGGCCGTATCGAGAACCGCAGTGA
- a CDS encoding oxidoreductase — translation MTRDGWTAADMPRLDGQTVVVTGANSGLGYHATRAFAHSGAHVVMACRDLERGEKARAELGSNRPSGALELQKLDLADLGSVRTFAETFEDVHDRLDILCNNAGVMAIPRSETEDGFETQFGVNHLGHFALTGLLLDQFTGDDARIVTQSSGVHEAGEIEFDDLQGEESYDEWGAYAQSKLANLLFAYELQRRLDDAGIETVRSVGCHPGYAATNLQHRGPEAKGSTARKVMMRVANAVVAQSAEWGALPMLYAATEDVDGGSYVGPDGLMNMRGHPAVQESSDRSYDEVSAGRLWSVSEELTGVEYDFEALAEIESSE, via the coding sequence ATGACGAGAGACGGCTGGACGGCTGCGGACATGCCTCGACTCGACGGACAGACGGTGGTCGTCACCGGCGCGAACAGCGGTCTCGGCTATCACGCGACGCGGGCGTTCGCCCACAGCGGCGCGCACGTCGTCATGGCGTGTCGGGACCTGGAGCGGGGCGAGAAGGCGCGAGCCGAACTCGGCTCTAACCGCCCGAGCGGCGCGCTCGAGCTCCAAAAACTCGACTTAGCCGACCTGGGGTCGGTTCGGACGTTCGCCGAGACGTTCGAGGACGTCCACGACAGACTCGATATCCTCTGTAACAACGCGGGCGTGATGGCGATTCCGAGAAGCGAGACCGAGGACGGCTTCGAGACGCAGTTCGGCGTCAACCACCTCGGCCACTTCGCGCTCACGGGCCTGCTGCTCGACCAGTTCACCGGCGACGACGCGCGAATCGTCACGCAGAGCAGCGGCGTGCACGAGGCGGGCGAGATCGAGTTCGACGACCTGCAGGGCGAGGAGTCCTACGACGAGTGGGGGGCGTACGCCCAGAGCAAACTGGCGAACCTGCTTTTCGCCTACGAACTCCAGCGACGACTGGACGACGCGGGCATCGAGACCGTCCGAAGCGTCGGCTGTCACCCCGGCTACGCGGCGACGAACCTCCAGCACCGCGGACCGGAAGCGAAGGGGTCGACGGCGCGGAAGGTGATGATGCGCGTCGCCAATGCCGTCGTCGCGCAGTCCGCCGAGTGGGGGGCACTCCCGATGCTGTACGCGGCGACCGAAGACGTCGACGGCGGAAGCTACGTCGGTCCCGACGGCCTGATGAACATGCGCGGCCATCCCGCGGTGCAGGAGTCGAGCGACCGGTCGTACGACGAGGTGAGCGCCGGGCGACTCTGGAGCGTCTCCGAGGAACTGACCGGCGTCGAGTACGACTTCGAGGCGCTCGCCGAGATCGAGTCGAGCGAGTAG
- the ilvC gene encoding ketol-acid reductoisomerase, translating into MADSTVYDESDADLDALAGRTVAIIGYGNQGQAQAKNLRDAGVEDIVVGNRKDASWDEAQEDGFPVYETSKAVSVASVVFLLVPDEVAPAVYEEHVEPNLEAGDVLNFASGYNVTYEYISPPDDVDVVMVAPRMVGAMVRELYVDGRGAPAFLAVEHDSSGEALDVALAIAHGIGATRSGVIEGDFETETKLDLLTEQGLIPVIANALIAKWEVEREAGAPPEAILMEQYLSQELSHIFRKAATMGLVEQMPLHSMTSQYGQLSGIDEFDREPLREFMREKMDGIDDGSFATEWTLQQQAGYPKLKRLYKKYRGHEMIESEQTTIDEFGLDELDEAGDAAGADSVDYADEADESED; encoded by the coding sequence ATGGCCGACTCCACCGTCTATGACGAATCGGACGCCGACCTCGACGCGCTGGCCGGGCGCACCGTCGCCATCATCGGCTACGGCAACCAAGGGCAGGCGCAGGCGAAGAATCTCCGCGACGCGGGCGTCGAGGACATCGTCGTCGGCAACCGCAAGGACGCCTCGTGGGACGAGGCCCAAGAGGACGGCTTCCCCGTCTACGAGACGAGTAAGGCCGTCTCCGTCGCGAGCGTCGTCTTCCTCCTCGTCCCTGACGAAGTCGCCCCCGCCGTCTACGAAGAACACGTCGAACCGAACCTGGAGGCGGGCGACGTGCTCAACTTCGCTTCCGGTTACAACGTCACCTACGAGTACATCTCGCCGCCCGACGACGTGGACGTCGTGATGGTCGCCCCGCGGATGGTCGGCGCGATGGTCCGCGAACTGTACGTCGACGGCCGCGGCGCGCCTGCGTTTCTCGCCGTCGAACACGATTCGTCAGGAGAGGCGCTCGACGTGGCGCTCGCCATCGCCCACGGCATCGGCGCGACGCGCTCAGGCGTCATCGAGGGAGACTTTGAGACGGAGACGAAACTCGACCTGCTGACCGAGCAGGGGCTGATTCCGGTCATCGCCAACGCGCTCATCGCCAAATGGGAGGTCGAGCGCGAGGCGGGCGCGCCGCCCGAGGCCATCCTGATGGAGCAGTACCTTTCGCAGGAACTGAGCCACATCTTCCGGAAGGCGGCGACGATGGGACTCGTCGAACAGATGCCGTTGCACTCGATGACGAGCCAGTACGGACAGCTATCGGGCATCGACGAGTTCGACCGCGAACCGCTGCGCGAGTTCATGCGCGAGAAGATGGACGGCATCGACGACGGCTCGTTCGCGACGGAGTGGACGCTCCAGCAGCAGGCGGGCTACCCGAAGCTGAAGCGGCTCTACAAGAAGTACCGCGGCCACGAGATGATAGAATCGGAGCAGACAACCATCGACGAGTTCGGACTCGACGAACTCGACGAGGCGGGCGACGCGGCCGGAGCAGACAGCGTGGACTACGCAGACGAGGCGGACGAATCGGAGGACTGA
- a CDS encoding DUF6360 family protein produces the protein MPDRLLRVNAYTTFDMLDATATGHEFEEEAFAVLNVTAPRKNPDAVTLELELDNTQLEHLPPHADRVTLTAEQARTLADELEKYARRVKAANDDE, from the coding sequence ATGCCAGACCGACTGCTCCGCGTCAACGCCTACACGACGTTCGACATGCTCGACGCCACCGCGACGGGCCATGAGTTCGAAGAGGAGGCGTTCGCCGTCCTCAACGTCACCGCGCCGCGGAAGAACCCCGACGCCGTGACGCTCGAACTCGAACTGGACAACACCCAGTTAGAGCACCTTCCGCCGCACGCCGACCGCGTGACGCTCACCGCCGAGCAAGCGCGAACGCTCGCCGATGAACTGGAGAAGTACGCCCGGCGCGTCAAGGCGGCGAACGACGACGAGTAA
- a CDS encoding nitrite/sulfite reductase, whose protein sequence is MPTDVERWKDEVYGNEIREHLFEFAETGWDSIPEDERDAWFERFKWWGLYHQRNGQESYFMMRIGTPNGVLEPGQLRAVGEIADEFARGPGVNPEFGAAYADYTTRQSIQLHWIRLEDIPAIFEKLDENGLSTQQACGDSWRNIVGCPVAGKDKHEHVDALPVALDLHETYKGHEDHTNLPRKWKVSVTGCREGCGQGDINDLAYEPATKDGEKGFNVRVGGGLARNEPRLARDLDVFVTPEQAGEVGGAISALFRDYGDRENRYNARVKFLADEWGAEKFRRVLQEEYVDWELPTAGEDLREEYSYNSGYANGGHSDHVGVHEQNDGNYYVGLNVMVGRMGAADVLELADLADEYASGEVRLTQRQNAIVTDVPEENLDEFLAEELLDTYSPDPHPFMRGSIACTGTEFCSLSIVETKNRQVRYARWLKENVELPEGVEDFHIHLSGCTASCAQPQIADVSLRGMKTRKNGEAVEALDIGLGGGLGENPQFADWVGQRIPADEVPGAIANLLANFEAQREGSETFREFVERTDEEALADLIEPEETDYEDPYMHNTKLTWYPYAEDDDMDDSPAPARADGTPITSDD, encoded by the coding sequence ATGCCGACCGACGTGGAGCGATGGAAGGACGAGGTGTACGGCAACGAGATCCGGGAGCATCTGTTTGAGTTCGCCGAGACGGGCTGGGACTCGATTCCCGAAGACGAACGCGACGCCTGGTTCGAGCGCTTCAAGTGGTGGGGGCTGTACCACCAGCGGAACGGGCAGGAGAGCTACTTCATGATGCGCATCGGGACGCCGAACGGCGTGCTCGAACCCGGACAGCTACGCGCCGTCGGCGAAATTGCCGACGAGTTCGCCCGCGGTCCCGGGGTCAACCCCGAGTTCGGCGCGGCGTACGCCGACTACACTACTCGCCAGTCCATTCAACTCCACTGGATTCGCCTCGAAGACATTCCGGCCATCTTTGAGAAACTCGACGAGAACGGACTCTCCACGCAGCAGGCCTGCGGCGACTCCTGGCGGAACATCGTCGGCTGTCCCGTCGCCGGTAAGGACAAACACGAGCACGTCGACGCGCTCCCCGTCGCCTTGGACCTCCACGAGACGTACAAAGGACACGAAGATCACACGAACCTCCCGCGGAAGTGGAAGGTGTCAGTGACCGGCTGCCGCGAGGGCTGCGGGCAGGGCGACATCAACGACCTCGCGTACGAACCCGCGACCAAAGACGGCGAGAAGGGGTTCAACGTCCGCGTCGGCGGCGGCCTCGCCCGCAACGAACCGCGTCTGGCCCGCGACCTCGACGTGTTCGTCACGCCCGAGCAAGCCGGCGAAGTCGGCGGCGCCATCTCAGCTTTGTTCCGCGACTACGGCGACCGCGAGAACCGCTACAACGCCCGCGTCAAGTTCCTCGCCGACGAGTGGGGCGCCGAGAAGTTCCGCCGCGTCCTCCAGGAGGAGTACGTCGACTGGGAACTGCCGACCGCGGGCGAGGACCTCCGCGAGGAGTACTCATACAACTCCGGCTACGCGAACGGCGGTCACTCCGACCACGTCGGCGTCCACGAGCAGAACGACGGTAACTACTACGTCGGGCTGAACGTCATGGTCGGCCGAATGGGCGCGGCGGACGTGCTCGAACTCGCCGATCTCGCCGACGAGTACGCCTCCGGCGAAGTCCGCCTCACGCAGCGCCAGAACGCCATCGTCACCGACGTGCCCGAGGAGAACCTCGACGAGTTCCTCGCCGAGGAGCTTCTCGACACGTACTCACCGGACCCACACCCGTTCATGCGCGGTTCCATCGCCTGCACCGGCACGGAGTTCTGCTCGCTCTCCATCGTCGAGACGAAGAACCGGCAGGTGCGCTACGCACGCTGGCTCAAGGAGAACGTGGAGCTTCCGGAAGGAGTCGAGGATTTCCACATCCACCTCTCGGGGTGCACGGCCTCCTGCGCGCAGCCACAGATCGCGGACGTGAGCCTCCGCGGGATGAAGACGCGCAAGAACGGTGAGGCGGTCGAAGCGCTCGACATCGGTCTCGGCGGCGGCCTCGGCGAGAACCCGCAGTTCGCCGACTGGGTCGGCCAGCGCATCCCCGCCGACGAGGTGCCGGGCGCTATCGCGAACCTGCTCGCGAACTTCGAAGCGCAGCGCGAGGGGAGCGAGACGTTCCGCGAGTTCGTCGAGCGCACCGACGAGGAGGCGCTCGCGGACCTCATCGAACCCGAGGAGACCGACTACGAGGACCCGTACATGCACAACACGAAGCTGACGTGGTACCCGTACGCCGAGGACGACGACATGGACGACAGTCCCGCGCCCGCCCGCGCCGACGGGACGCCGATTACCTCGGACGACTAA
- a CDS encoding DUF7119 family protein → MRDDPTPNVSPSEADRTSPVGEPVIRSDPAVTGDRAHEAVGFDPDDPESVSHAAETVRQFADSTVGSEDNVYMLRGAAACAALVRGVGSYKAAAERAGGDVSVAFIRKWARVHDLPRSIRRHVALGHIAPTAAKHIARVSGEARFALAWATLDGDLTVREVRRLASAVNDGESVEEALREHGVELGRVSVSLPPEAYVELRRRASLSDRTPDDVLGEALLAYLRDESE, encoded by the coding sequence ATGAGAGACGACCCGACGCCGAACGTCTCGCCGTCAGAGGCCGACCGTACGTCGCCGGTCGGCGAACCCGTCATCCGTTCAGACCCCGCGGTGACGGGAGATCGGGCGCACGAAGCCGTCGGTTTCGACCCCGACGACCCCGAGAGCGTCTCCCACGCCGCCGAGACGGTTCGGCAGTTCGCCGATTCGACGGTCGGGAGCGAGGACAATGTCTACATGCTCCGCGGCGCCGCGGCATGCGCGGCGCTCGTCCGCGGGGTCGGGTCGTACAAAGCGGCGGCCGAACGCGCCGGCGGCGACGTTTCGGTCGCGTTCATCCGCAAGTGGGCGCGGGTTCACGACCTCCCGCGCTCCATCCGGCGACACGTCGCGCTCGGCCACATCGCGCCCACCGCGGCGAAACACATCGCCCGCGTCTCCGGCGAAGCGCGGTTCGCGCTAGCGTGGGCGACGCTCGACGGCGACCTCACCGTCCGAGAGGTTCGACGCCTCGCAAGCGCGGTCAACGACGGCGAGAGCGTCGAGGAGGCGCTCCGAGAGCACGGCGTCGAACTCGGACGGGTCTCCGTTTCGCTCCCGCCGGAGGCGTACGTCGAACTCCGGCGACGGGCGTCGCTGTCGGATCGAACGCCGGACGACGTGCTCGGCGAGGCGCTCTTGGCGTACCTGCGCGACGAGTCCGAGTGA
- a CDS encoding HalOD1 output domain-containing protein — protein sequence MVGEVESTEHSSAERGVSTDKHANDAPGTSEAWYQPSDSFDLSVTIVGAVAEAAGTDLLNNEFTPLYHSIDIDALETTLFDPDSNRSRSVRGEIAFDYEGFEVAVRTDGRISVSAQD from the coding sequence ATGGTCGGGGAGGTCGAATCGACGGAACACTCGAGCGCGGAACGCGGCGTTAGCACCGACAAACACGCGAACGACGCACCGGGAACGTCAGAGGCATGGTATCAACCGAGTGACTCCTTCGATTTGAGCGTCACAATCGTCGGTGCTGTCGCAGAAGCGGCGGGTACGGACCTGTTGAACAACGAGTTCACCCCGCTTTACCACAGTATCGACATCGACGCCCTCGAAACGACACTCTTCGACCCAGATTCGAACCGTTCGCGGAGCGTCCGCGGCGAAATCGCCTTCGACTACGAAGGCTTCGAAGTCGCGGTCCGAACCGACGGACGAATCAGCGTCAGTGCGCAGGACTGA
- a CDS encoding helix-turn-helix domain-containing protein encodes MSLIGEFVLDTPILQKALSSKPGVVAEVEDIQTDESGQIQLFVWVEGISTEEFSAAVDDDPTVTNLTPLVDVSDRRLYHLEYTEVGQSFSAYPAVVELGAMNIDMRWEEDTWQIRMRFPDRAALQAYYKQDLEMDVARHLTAVYSEDDELPGETFGLTGPQREILARALEEGYFEIPRRTTLSELAEGMGISAQAASVRLRRAHKAFLQSALGRLDGEKGQRRRSRSADDI; translated from the coding sequence ATGAGTCTTATTGGGGAGTTCGTTCTGGATACGCCGATCCTCCAGAAGGCGCTCTCCTCGAAGCCGGGCGTAGTCGCCGAAGTCGAAGATATTCAGACGGACGAGTCCGGGCAGATACAGCTATTCGTCTGGGTGGAGGGTATCTCGACCGAGGAGTTCTCCGCGGCGGTCGACGACGACCCGACGGTGACGAACCTCACCCCGCTGGTCGACGTCAGCGACAGACGCCTCTACCACCTCGAATACACGGAGGTCGGTCAGAGCTTCTCGGCGTATCCGGCGGTAGTCGAACTCGGCGCGATGAACATCGACATGCGGTGGGAGGAGGACACCTGGCAGATTCGGATGCGCTTTCCCGACCGCGCGGCGTTGCAGGCGTATTACAAGCAGGACCTCGAGATGGACGTCGCGCGGCACCTGACGGCGGTGTACAGCGAGGACGACGAACTCCCCGGAGAGACGTTCGGGCTGACGGGACCCCAGCGGGAGATACTCGCGCGAGCGCTCGAAGAGGGCTACTTCGAGATTCCGCGGCGAACGACACTCAGCGAACTCGCGGAGGGAATGGGTATCTCGGCGCAGGCGGCGTCGGTTCGGCTCCGACGGGCGCACAAAGCGTTCCTCCAGAGCGCCCTCGGTAGACTCGACGGGGAGAAGGGCCAGCGGAGACGTTCACGTTCGGCGGACGACATATAA
- a CDS encoding deoxyuridine 5'-triphosphate nucleotidohydrolase has protein sequence MYRSGSFVGDHVSPVSGDQLQPNGVDLTLETVFEQREPGRIDRSGKEIGDRQAVEREETDGEVETYYLPPGGYVVRYAETVHIPDGHVGFIYPRSSLLRNSCMLNTAVWDAGYEGKGEGLLEVHQDIEIERGARIAQLVLAAADHDGTYDGSYQGENL, from the coding sequence ATGTACCGATCAGGTTCGTTCGTCGGCGACCACGTCTCGCCCGTCTCGGGCGACCAACTGCAACCGAACGGCGTCGATCTGACGCTCGAAACGGTCTTCGAACAGCGCGAACCCGGCCGCATAGACCGCAGCGGAAAGGAGATCGGCGACCGACAGGCGGTCGAACGAGAGGAGACCGACGGCGAGGTGGAGACGTACTATCTCCCGCCGGGCGGTTACGTCGTCCGGTACGCGGAGACGGTCCACATTCCCGATGGACACGTCGGATTCATCTATCCCCGGTCGTCTCTGCTGCGTAATTCCTGTATGCTGAACACGGCGGTGTGGGACGCGGGGTACGAAGGCAAAGGCGAGGGGCTTCTCGAAGTTCACCAGGACATCGAGATAGAACGCGGAGCACGAATCGCCCAGTTGGTACTCGCGGCGGCGGACCACGACGGAACGTACGACGGGAGCTACCAGGGCGAAAATCTGTGA